The stretch of DNA CATCCTCTACGCGGCGCTGCCCGGCCTGCTGGTCGCGGGTTCGATGATCGGGTTCTTCGGGAGCGGTCCGATCCCGGGGACGACGGCCGGCGTCTCGAACGTCCTCTGGGTGGTCGGGGCGGCGTTCACGGTGACGCTGGTGCCGTTCCTGTTGCTGGTGTCGTACATCGCCCGCATCGCCACCATCGCCAAGCGGACGCTGGCGATCGGCCCGCTCATCCTCAGGGACTCCCAGCGGTAGCGCGTGAACCGTCGGTTATATTCCGGTTGACGCGGGAGGTGACGGTATGTCACAGCAACACGAGTCCGTCGACTTGGTCGGCGACGAGACGGCCGGGTACTTCGCGCGTGCGGTCCTGATCGCGGCGCTGACGGCCGCGCTCGCACAGGTGTCGATCCCGCTGCCGGGGACGCTGCCGCCGTTCTCCCTGCAACCGTTCGGGATGTTCTTCGCCGGCCTCCTGTTGGGTCCCCTGTGGGGCGGGCTGGCGCTGGCGCTGTACGTCCTCGTCGGCGTCGCCGGCGCGCCGGTGTTCTCGAACGGGAACGCCGGGCCGGGGTACGTCCTCGTCGGGCAGGGGACCGGCGGGTTCCTGATCGGCTTCCTCGTCGGGGCGGTCGTCTCGGGCGCGGTCGTCCACAGGGGGGTCGAACCGCGCGACCTCGGCGACGCGTCGGTCCCGGTCCAGATCGCGGGGCTGTTCGCCGCGGTGGTCGTCGTCTACGCGATCGGCGTCCCGTGGCTCTCGGCCGTCACGGGACTGCCGCTCCCGCGGGCCGCCGCGGTGATGGCACCGTACGTGCCGCTCGACCTCCTGAAACTCGGCGTCGCG from Haloarcula litorea encodes:
- a CDS encoding biotin transporter BioY; translation: MSQQHESVDLVGDETAGYFARAVLIAALTAALAQVSIPLPGTLPPFSLQPFGMFFAGLLLGPLWGGLALALYVLVGVAGAPVFSNGNAGPGYVLVGQGTGGFLIGFLVGAVVSGAVVHRGVEPRDLGDASVPVQIAGLFAAVVVVYAIGVPWLSAVTGLPLPRAAAVMAPYVPLDLLKLGVAVAIVEGGHLVRG